From Lytechinus pictus isolate F3 Inbred chromosome 6, Lp3.0, whole genome shotgun sequence, the proteins below share one genomic window:
- the LOC129263454 gene encoding uncharacterized protein LOC129263454, protein MTSNQPPPPAAYVYGMPEPNQSCQSYHTAYLTKIKRTAILQLIGGCLLVVFGIVAIILMARWSYFATAIWSGIVVFGTTGVIGISAASNGYKCLVRTYMALSIVGCVMGFALFEMHIFAAIWELQTYSYYDWYSYCQPGKYWSVIPNCAKSVAARQTFDALICITGFFLFILCIVSASFGCCASCRGCGPCCRKCCRDGGGCSACCSPPPPPVTAVFQPQGNAFTTTPGHQQAGLYIVQQGPPPVMQQGPPTVIQYPNVVLQPPPTTNQGQGFYVVPPPTSGAPPPTHPMPNQMDPQQPNPAGPPTYVYSQPITPVEYPAKA, encoded by the exons ATGACGTCAAaccaaccaccaccaccagcgGCCTATGTATATGGCATGCCCGAGCCCAACCAATCATGCCAATCGTACCACACAGCTTATCTGACCAAAATTAAG CGAACAGCCATCTTGCAACTGATAGGAGGATGTCTTCTTGTTGTCTTCGGAATAGTAGCTATCATCCTCATGGCCCGTTGGTCCTATTTTGCTACGGCTATTTGGAGTGGAATTGTG GTTTTTGGAACAACTGGAGTGATAGGAATATCTGCAGCTTCCAACGGCTACAAGTGTTTG GTACGGACCTACATGGCTCTGTCTATTGTTGGCTGCGTGATGGGGTTCGCTCTGTTTGAAATGCACATCTTCGCCGCCATCTGGGAATTACAAACATATTCCTATTATGATTGGTATTCGTACTGCCAGCCGGGGAAGTATTGGTCCGTGATCCCAAATTGTGCCAAATCAGTG GCCGCAAGACAGACATTTGACGCTCTGATCTGCATCACCGGTTTCTTCCTCTTTATTCTCTGCATCGTCTCCGCTTCTTTCGGATGCTGCGCTTCGTGCCGAGGATGTGGACCGTGCTGTAGGAAGTGTTGCCGAGATGGCGGCGGTTGTAGTGCTTGTTGCAGTCCTCCGCCGCCACCGGTCACG GCTGTCTTCCAACCCCAGGGGAATGCTTTTACTACTACACCTGGTCATCAACAAG cTGGACTGTACATCGTACAGCAGGGTCCTCCTCCCGTCATGCAACAGGGACCGCCTACCGTCATACAGTATCCAAACGTTGTTCTTCAACCACCTCCAACCACCAATCAGGGACAGGGATTCTACGTGGTACCGCCTCCAACCTCCGGAGCTCCGCCCCCAACCCATCCAATGCCCAATCAGATGGATCCTCAGCAACCTAACCCTGCTGGTCCTCCCACCTACGTCTACAGCCAGCCGATCACCCCTGTCGAATACCCAGCGAAGGCATAG